A stretch of Arachis hypogaea cultivar Tifrunner chromosome 15, arahy.Tifrunner.gnm2.J5K5, whole genome shotgun sequence DNA encodes these proteins:
- the LOC112750842 gene encoding uncharacterized protein translates to MEGTANLRVYYNSEIIPHTHEGEIIPHPFSLVIPCTMTFAELQNNLCRSIQSHISKRVNNILYRNPVILFGKLMQFHIMSITDDTNMQQMFHIYQQSRFQVTMIELYVEFEHLGTDAIDHESDMDEVRDIVWEEDNSDSEDDFEANYEVNDENEDENEYANIGVVAANDGEFSIRMEFSSKESVISAIKNYTISRGVAYTMYAFQPMTLYAKCKRHDKGCDWLIRASLNRKKGYWEIRSYNGRHTCTTGTISQNHFKLDSNMIVDAIRPLVEVNPSLKVKSIIAEVQSKFNYTVSYRKAWLAKQKCVAKIFGDWKISYRTLPWWCMAMCAKMPGSRVRIETLPIYRGSEEVNDIRILRRVFWSFSPCIRAFRHCKPLVQVDSTRLYGKFKGTLLVAIAQDGNQNIVPIAFAIVESETADEWDFFLHQLRKNVVTQDGVGIISNCHESIQAAIARSDGAWAPPRARHMFCIRHIGANFLKRFKTPHLHKLVINIGYSRTKQEYNINYERLRERGEAYTNWCDEIGLQRWVLAFDEGYRWGHMTTNMVECINSALKGARNLPVNAVLRATCYWLNKLFTRKSDEAHERIRNGFTYSEFATRRVKENLHRAGNIVVNRFDRHNEVFEVHEMDNGSIFTVNLAQRVCDCGHFQVERLPCRHVLACCANQRLDWQVYVNDVYKMSEIRKVYSAKFAPLGDPDTWPKYKGPKVIGNPSLMKVAKGQPKSTPT, encoded by the exons ATGGAAGGTACGGCAAATTTGCGAGTGTATTATAATAGTGAAATTATACCACATACACATGAGGGTGAGATTATACCACATCCGTTTTCCCTTGTTATTCCATGCACCATGACGTTTGCGGAGTTACAAAACAATCTTTGTAGAAGCATACAAAGTCATATTTCAAAGAGAGTGAACAATATTTTATACAGAAATCCGGTCATCTTATTTGGCAAGCTAATGCAGTTTCATATAATGTCCATTACTGATGACACAAATATGCAGCAAATGTTTCATATTTATCAACAGAGTCGATTTCAAGTGACAATGATAGAATTGTATGTCGAGTTTGAACATCTTGGTACAGATGCGATTGACCACGAGTCAGACATGGATGAAGTTAGGGATATAGTTTGGGAAGAAGATAACAGTGATAGTGAAGATGACTTCGAAGCCAACTATGAAGTCAATGACGAAAACGAAGATGAGAATGAGTATGCAAATATAG GCGTTGTGGCGGCCAATGATGGTGAGTTTAGTATTAGAATGGAATTTAGTTCTAAAGAGTCAGTGATCTCCGCAATCAAGAATTATACTATCTCTAGAGGAGTCGCTTACACGATGTACGCGTTTCAGCCTATGACGTTATATGCAAAATGTAAAAGGCATGACAAAGGTTGTGATTGGCTTATTCGAGCTAGTTTGAATAGAAAGAAAGGCTATTGGGAGATTCGGAGTTACAATGGCAGACACACGTGTACCACTGGAACGATTTCACAAAATCATTTCAAGTTAGACTCAAATATGATTGTAGATGCTATCAGGCCATTAGTTGAAGTTAACCCATCGTTAAAGGTGAAATCTATAATTGCAGAAGTTCAATCTAAGTTCAACTATACTGTAAGTTATCgtaaggcttggttggcaaagcagaagtgTGTTGCAAAAATCTTTGGTGATTGGAAAATTTCTTACCGGACTCTGCCATGGTGGTGCATGGCAATGTGTGCCAAGATGCCAGGCTCACGAGTTCGAATAGAGACTCTACCTATTTATCGTGGGAGTGAAGAGGTAAATGACATAAGGATACTTCGGCGGGTATTTTGGAGTTTCTCTCCCTGTATTAGAGCATTCAGACATTGCAAGCCATTAGTCCAAGTTGACAGCACACGGCTTTATGGAAAATTTAAAGGTACACTTTTGGTTGCGAttgcacaagatgggaaccaAAACATTGTGCCGATTGCTTTTGCCATCGTAGAGAGTGAGACCGCCGATGAGTGGGACTTTTTTCTTCATCAATTGCGAAAAAAtgttgttactcaagatggtgtGGGTATTATCTCTAATTGCCATGAGTCCATCCAGGCAGCAATAGCTCGTAGTGACGGTGCTTGGGCACCGCCAAGAGCACGACACATGTTTTGCATTAGGCACATTGGAGCTAATTTCTTAAAGAGATTCAAGACCCCACACTTGCATAAACTTGTTATTAACATAG GCTATTCTAGAACAAAGCAGGAGTACAATATAAACTATGAGAGGCTTCGGGAGCGAGGCGAGGCATACACTAATTGGTGTGATGAGATCGGTCTTCAGCGTTGGGTATTGGCATTTGACGAGGGTTATCGTTGGGGTCATATGACGACAAATATGGTAGAGTGCATAAATTCGGCCCTGAAGGGTGCACGCAACCTTCCTGTAAATGCGGTACTTAGAGCTACATGTTATTGGCTGAATAAGTTGTTTACTCGGAAGAGTGATGAGGCTCACGAGCGTATTCGTAATGGATTTACTTATTCAGAGTTTGCCACTCGACGGGTTAAAGAAAATCTTCATCGTGCGGGAAACATAGTGGTAAACCGATTCGACAGGCACAATGAAGTGTTTGAGGTCCATGAAATGGACAACGGTTCAATATTCACCGTTAATCTTGCGCAACGAGTTTGTGATTGTGGTCATTTTCAAGTGGAGCGACTTCCATGTCGCCACGTGCTTGCTTGTTGTGCTAACCAACGTCTTGATTGGCAAGTATATGTAAATGACGTGTACAAGATGTCTGAAATTCGTAAGGTTTACAGTGCAAAATTTGCACCACTAGGCGACCCAGATACATGGCCTAAATATAAAGGTCCAAAGGTAATCGGTAATCCATCACTGATGAAAGTGGCAAAAGGACAACCCAAATCAACCCCTACGTGA
- the LOC112749010 gene encoding uncharacterized protein, producing MREMPSGKVLVVDLARRVCDCGHFQVKRLPCCHVIACYVNQRLDWQVYVNDVYKMSEIRKVYRVEFVPVGDPETWPGYSEPTLVANPTLRRTSKGQPKGPRICHLCGKQGHCRSRCLQYVGPSGVGSSGGS from the coding sequence ATGCGCGAAATGCCTAGTGGAAAAGTGTTAGTTGTTGATCTTGCGCGGCGGGTGTGTGACTGTGGGCACTTTCAAGTGAAACGACTACCTTGTTGCCACGTTATTGCTTGTTATGTTAACCAGCGACTCGATTGGCAGGTGTATGTTAATGATGTATACAAGATGTCAGAGATTCGCAAGGTCTACAGAGTGGAGTTTGTCCCAGTAGGCGATCCTGAGACATGGCCTGGTTACTCGGAACCGACGTTGGTTGCTAATCCTACCTTGAGGCGAACGTCGAAAGGTCAACCCAAAGGTCCTCGAATATGCCATCTCTGCGGTAAACAGGGTCATTGCCGTAGTCGATGTCTTCAGTATGTTGGACCGAGTGGGGTTGGTAGCAGTGGTGGTTCATAG
- the LOC112750843 gene encoding uncharacterized protein, which yields MSIIDDANMQRMFLIHRQTQVQQTKIELYVEYENIDAGEIQNDSDMKDDRAEVYEGMNSDSEKDFEATYEAGEKDENGDMRGEAIIKNVVVSPAVSQPMDVLPFMRSLDLDTIHVPKFPEYANIGVVDSEEGEFRIGMEYSSRKSIVEAIRSYTISRGVDYTVYKSEPHTFYAKCKMYGHGCDWLIRTSLIQKKGCWEIRRYNGRHTCTIGTVSQDHSKLDSDMVAEAIRPLVETDPSMKVKSIIAEVQSRFNYTISYRKAWLAKQKSIARVFGGWKLSYEALSWWFLAMVQKMSGSTVQIETRPLCNGSEEADGVRILQRVFWSFNSCYKAFRHCKPLVQVDGTHLYGKYKGAFLVAVAQDGNQNIVPIAFAIVEGLTADTWYFFLSNLRRHVVRKVGVGIISDRHESIRAAINRNNGDWKPPRAWWMFCIRHISCNFLRAFKDPYLQKLVVNIGYSRTVDEYNINYKKLQERSEGYARWCDNLELHQWVLAFDEGHRWGHMTTNLVECLNSLLEGVRNVPVLALV from the exons ATGTCGATCATTGATGATGCAAATATGCAGCGTATGTTCCTTATTCACCGACAGACTCAGGTGCAACAGACAAAGattgagttgtatgttgagtaTGAAAATATAGATGCTGGTGAGATTCAAAATGATTCAGATATGAAAGATGATAGAGCTGAAGTGTACGAAGGAATGAACAGTGATAGCGAAAAGGACTTTGAAGCTACCTACGAAGCTGGTGAGAAGGATGAGAATGGTGATATGAGAGGTGAGGCAATAATAAAAAATGTGGTGGTTTCACCTGCAGTCAGTCAACCGATGGACGTTTTACCTTTTATGCGTAGCTTGGATCTTGACACCATACATGTACCGAAATTTCCTGAATATGCAAACATAG GTGTTGTTGATTCTGAGGAAGGAGAATTTAGGATCGGAATGGAGTACAGTTCTAGAAAGTCGATTGTCGAGGCAATTAGGAGCTATACTATTTCTAGAGGAGTCGATTACACTGTTTATAAGTCCGAGCCACATACattttatgcaaaatgcaagatgtATGGCCATGGGTGCGATTGGCTTATCCGAACCAGCTTGATACAGAAGAAAGGTTGTTGGGAGATACGGAGATACAACGGGAGGCACACGTGCACCATAGGAACAGTTTCACAAGATCATTCCAAGTTAGACTCAGACATGGTTGCTGAGGCTATAAGGCCATTGGTTGAAACCGACCCATCCATGAAGGTGAAATCTATAATTGCAGAAGTCCAATCAAGGTTCAACTATACCATTAGTTAccgaaaggcttggttggcaaagcagaagtcgATAGCCAGAGTTTTTGGTGGTTGGAAATTATCTTATGAAGCTTTGTCGTGGTGGTTCTTAGCAATGGTTCAGAAGATGTCTGGCTCAACTGTCCAAATAGAAACACGACCCTTATGTAACGGGAGTGAAGAGGCGGACGGTGTCAGGATACTTCAGCGGGTATTCTGGAGTTTCAATTCATGCTATAAAGCGTTCCGGCATTGCAAGCCTTTAGTTCAAGTTGATGGCACACACCTTTACGGAAAATATAAAGGTGCCTTTTTGGTTGCAgttgcacaagatgggaaccaAAACATTGTGCCGATTGCTTTTGCCATCGTGGAAGGGTTGACCGCTGATACGTGGTACTTTTTTCTCAGTAATTTAAGAAGGCATGTTGTTAGAAAAGTCGGTGTGGGAATAATCTCTGATCGACATGAGTCAATACGGGCAGCAATAAATCGTAACAACGGTGATTGGAAACCTCCAAGAGCATGGTGGATGTTTTGCATTAGACACATCAGTTGCAACTTCTTAAGGGCATTCAAGGACCCGTACTTGCAGAAGCTTGTTGTCAATATAG GTTATTCAAGAACAGTGGACGAGTACAACATCAACTACAAGAAGTTGCAAGAGCGAAGTGAGGGATATGCCCGATGGTGTGACAATCTCGAACTTCACCAGTGGGTATTGGCATTTGACGAGGGACATCGATGGGGTCACATGACGACAAACCTAGTCGAGTGCCTAAATTCATTGTTGGAAGGTGTCCGAAATGTTCCTGTGTTGGCCCTTGTCTGA
- the LOC112750838 gene encoding probable cyclic nucleotide-gated ion channel 20, chloroplastic isoform X1 encodes MASLKNDELPMLSRKESKDEEQYDETLNSKLQRFLSRTQSSIAIPMSTLESYDSETSLVGHTGPLKSERKTPFPQMSGPLYAAGTGSHLQQRMVGTGRKEDERKTEKFDAFRGTGSNNWHNNHDKENQHLMRSGQLGMCNDPYCTTCPTYFKSSQHKNSKSSTIFDPKFHNALYGDAKGFATKFYSLCRSYIPGVINPHTKVIQQWNKILAIFCLVAIFVDPLFFFVFYAREDHNCVVIDWSMTTTLVIVRSLNDLVYFFNILLQFKLAYVSPESRVVGTGDLEDHPKEIALHYLRGYFFLDLFVVFPLPQIMILFVLPKSLGGANYAKNLLRAAILVQYIPRLFRFLPMLIGQSPSGFIFESAWANFIINLLIFMLSGHVVGSCWYLFGLQRVNQCLRDACHNSKIPGCMVFIDCGHGHDGIFQLDQTSNQWNNNTDAVACLNPPSNGGFSYGIYQNVVPLTTETNVINKYIYSLFWGFQQISTLAGNLVPSTFVWEVLFTMAIIGSGLLLFAILIGNIQNFLQALGRRRLEMQLRGRDVEQWMSHRRLPENLRRRVRQAERYSWAATRGVNEEMLMENLPEDLQRDIRRHLFKFIKKVRIFALMDEPILDAICERLRQRTYIKGSIILSMGCLVDKMVFVVRGKLESVGEDGIRLPLSEGDACGEELLTWYLEHSSVSTDGRKVRLPGQRLLSNRTVRCLTNVESFSLRAADLEEVTILFTRFLRSPRVQGALRYESPYWRSLAAIRIQVAWRYRKKRLSRADSAV; translated from the exons ATGGCTAGTCTTAAAAATGATGAGCTGCCAATGCTGTCGAGAAAGGAATCAAAGGATGAAGAACAATATGATGAGACCCTGAATTCCAAATTGCAGAGATTCTTATCCAGGACACAAAGTTCAATTGCAATTCCTATGAGCACCCTGGAGTCATATGATAGCGAAACTAGTCTTGTTGGACACACTGGTCCACTGAAGAGTGAGAGAAAAACCCCCTTTCCACAAATGAGCGGTCCACTATATGCTGCCGGAACTGGAAGTCATTTACAGCAGAGGATGGTTGGTAcaggaagaaaagaagatgaaagaaagACAGAAAAATTTGATGCTTTCCGTGGCACCGGTTCGAATAACTGGCATAATAACCATGATAAGGAAAATCAACACTTAATGAGGTCTGGACAACTTGGAATGTGTAATGATCCTTATTGCACTACTTGCCCGACATACTTCAAGTCTTCtcaacataaaaattcaaaatcttcgACAATATTTGATCCCAAG TTCCACAATGCTCTCTATGGGGACGCCAAGGGATTTGCAACAAAGTTTTATTCCCTTTGTCGTTCGTACATTCCTGGAGTTATAAATCCTCACACTAAAGTCATACAACAATGGAACAAGATTTTGGCCATTTTTTGCTTGGTTGCTATTTTTGTGGATCCattatttttctttgtattttatGCACGAGAG GATCATAATTGTGTTGTTATCGACTGGTCAATGACAACAACACTTGTTATTGTTCGAAGCTTGAATGATTTGGTATATTTCTTTAACATTCTTCTCCAG TTCAAATTGGCTTATGTTTCTCCTGAGTCAAGGGTGGTTGGTACTGGAGATTTAGAGGACCATCCGAAGGAAATCGCACTTCATTACCTTCGGGGTTATTTTTTTCTTGACTTATTTGTTGTATTTCCTCTTCCTCAG ATAATGATATTGTTTGTCTTGCCAAAATCCCTTGGGGGAGCAAATTATGCTAAGAATCTTCTGCGTGCAGCGATCCTTGTGCAGTACATCCCCAGATTGTTTAGATTTCTGCCTATGCTAATTGGCCAGTCTCCATCAGGATTTATATTTGAGTCAGCCTGGGCAAATTTTATAATAAACCTTCTAATTTTTATGCTATCTGGACATGTTGTTGGCTCTTGCTGGTACCTCTTTGGTCTGCAG AGGGTTAACCAATGTTTGCGAGATGCCTGCCACAATTCTAAGATCCCCGGATGCATGGTATTCATTGATTGTGGGCATGGTCATGATGGAATCTTTCAGCTTGACCAAACATCAAATCAGTGGAACAACAATACTGATGCTGTTGCTTGCTTGAATCCCCCATCTAATGGTGGTTTTTCTTATGGGATATATCAAAATGTTGTACCTCTTACTACAGAAACTAATGTGATCAACAAATACATCTATTCTTTGTTTTGGGGATTCCAG CAAATCAGTACTTTGGCTGGTAATCTAGTCCCTAGCACTTTTGTGTGGGAAGTCCTTTTCACTATGGCCATTATAGGATCTGGACTCTTGCTTTTTGCTATTCTCATTGGTAACATACAGAATTTTCTTCAAGCTCTTGGGCGGAG GAGGCTAGAAATGCAACTCAGGGGACGTGACGTGGAGCAATGGATGAGCCATCGACGCTTACCAGAAAATCTAAGAAG GAGAGTACGACAGGCTGAACGTTATTCTTGGGCTGCAACAAGGGGAGTTAACGAAGAAATGCTTATGGAAAATTTACCAGAAGATCTACAGAGAGACATAAGGCGTCATCTCTTCAAATTTATTAAGAAA GTTCGAATTTTTGCTTTGATGGATGAACCTATCCTAGATGCCATTTGTGAGAGATTAAGACAAAGGACATACATAAAAGGAAGTATTATATTGAGTATGGGTTGTCTGGTAGATAAGATGGTATTCGTGGTGCGAGGAAAGCTCGAGAGTGTCGGAGAAGATGGAATAAGACTTCCGTTATCCGAAGGGGATGCCTGTGGCGAAGAACTTCTAACATGGTATTTAGAACATTCTTCTGTCAGCACAG ATGGTAGAAAAGTAAGGCTTCCTGGACAAAGGTTGCTTAGCAACAGAACAGTGAGGTGCTTAACAAATGTAGAGTCATTTTCGCTCCGCGCCGCAGATCTTGAAGAAGTCACAATCCTTTTCACAAGATTCTTGCGGAGTCCGCGTGTTCAAGGAGCCCTAAG GTATGAATCACCTTATTGGAGATCCTTAGCTGCAATTCGTATTCAAGTTGCATGGAGATACAGGAAGAAACGTCTAAGTCGTGCTGATTCTgctgtttaa
- the LOC112750838 gene encoding probable cyclic nucleotide-gated ion channel 20, chloroplastic isoform X2 — protein sequence MASLKNDELPMLSRKESKDEEQYDETLNSKLQRFLSRTQSSIAIPMSTLESYDSETSLVGHTGPLKSERKTPFPQMSGPLYAAGTGSHLQQRMVGTGRKEDERKTEKFDAFRGTGSNNWHNNHDKENQHLMRSGQLGMCNDPYCTTCPTYFKSSQHKNSKSSTIFDPKFHNALYGDAKGFATKFYSLCRSYIPGVINPHTKVIQQWNKILAIFCLVAIFVDPLFFFVFYAREDHNCVVIDWSMTTTLVIVRSLNDLVYFFNILLQFKLAYVSPESRVVGTGDLEDHPKEIALHYLRGYFFLDLFVVFPLPQIMILFVLPKSLGGANYAKNLLRAAILVQYIPRLFRFLPMLIGQSPSGFIFESAWANFIINLLIFMLSGHVVGSCWYLFGLQRVNQCLRDACHNSKIPGCMVFIDCGHGHDGIFQLDQTSNQWNNNTDAVACLNPPSNGGFSYGIYQNVVPLTTETNVINKYIYSLFWGFQQISTLAGNLVPSTFVWEVLFTMAIIGSGLLLFAILIGNIQNFLQALGRRRLEMQLRGRDVEQWMSHRRLPENLRRRVRQAERYSWAATRGVNEEMLMENLPEDLQRDIRRHLFKFIKKVRIFALMDEPILDAICERLRQRTYIKGSIILSMGCLVDKMVFVVRGKLESVGEDGIRLPLSEGDACGEELLTWYLEHSSVSTDGRKVRLPGQRLLSNRTVRCLTNVESFSLRAADLEEVTILFTRFLRSPRVQGALSVAIVGMNHLIGDP from the exons ATGGCTAGTCTTAAAAATGATGAGCTGCCAATGCTGTCGAGAAAGGAATCAAAGGATGAAGAACAATATGATGAGACCCTGAATTCCAAATTGCAGAGATTCTTATCCAGGACACAAAGTTCAATTGCAATTCCTATGAGCACCCTGGAGTCATATGATAGCGAAACTAGTCTTGTTGGACACACTGGTCCACTGAAGAGTGAGAGAAAAACCCCCTTTCCACAAATGAGCGGTCCACTATATGCTGCCGGAACTGGAAGTCATTTACAGCAGAGGATGGTTGGTAcaggaagaaaagaagatgaaagaaagACAGAAAAATTTGATGCTTTCCGTGGCACCGGTTCGAATAACTGGCATAATAACCATGATAAGGAAAATCAACACTTAATGAGGTCTGGACAACTTGGAATGTGTAATGATCCTTATTGCACTACTTGCCCGACATACTTCAAGTCTTCtcaacataaaaattcaaaatcttcgACAATATTTGATCCCAAG TTCCACAATGCTCTCTATGGGGACGCCAAGGGATTTGCAACAAAGTTTTATTCCCTTTGTCGTTCGTACATTCCTGGAGTTATAAATCCTCACACTAAAGTCATACAACAATGGAACAAGATTTTGGCCATTTTTTGCTTGGTTGCTATTTTTGTGGATCCattatttttctttgtattttatGCACGAGAG GATCATAATTGTGTTGTTATCGACTGGTCAATGACAACAACACTTGTTATTGTTCGAAGCTTGAATGATTTGGTATATTTCTTTAACATTCTTCTCCAG TTCAAATTGGCTTATGTTTCTCCTGAGTCAAGGGTGGTTGGTACTGGAGATTTAGAGGACCATCCGAAGGAAATCGCACTTCATTACCTTCGGGGTTATTTTTTTCTTGACTTATTTGTTGTATTTCCTCTTCCTCAG ATAATGATATTGTTTGTCTTGCCAAAATCCCTTGGGGGAGCAAATTATGCTAAGAATCTTCTGCGTGCAGCGATCCTTGTGCAGTACATCCCCAGATTGTTTAGATTTCTGCCTATGCTAATTGGCCAGTCTCCATCAGGATTTATATTTGAGTCAGCCTGGGCAAATTTTATAATAAACCTTCTAATTTTTATGCTATCTGGACATGTTGTTGGCTCTTGCTGGTACCTCTTTGGTCTGCAG AGGGTTAACCAATGTTTGCGAGATGCCTGCCACAATTCTAAGATCCCCGGATGCATGGTATTCATTGATTGTGGGCATGGTCATGATGGAATCTTTCAGCTTGACCAAACATCAAATCAGTGGAACAACAATACTGATGCTGTTGCTTGCTTGAATCCCCCATCTAATGGTGGTTTTTCTTATGGGATATATCAAAATGTTGTACCTCTTACTACAGAAACTAATGTGATCAACAAATACATCTATTCTTTGTTTTGGGGATTCCAG CAAATCAGTACTTTGGCTGGTAATCTAGTCCCTAGCACTTTTGTGTGGGAAGTCCTTTTCACTATGGCCATTATAGGATCTGGACTCTTGCTTTTTGCTATTCTCATTGGTAACATACAGAATTTTCTTCAAGCTCTTGGGCGGAG GAGGCTAGAAATGCAACTCAGGGGACGTGACGTGGAGCAATGGATGAGCCATCGACGCTTACCAGAAAATCTAAGAAG GAGAGTACGACAGGCTGAACGTTATTCTTGGGCTGCAACAAGGGGAGTTAACGAAGAAATGCTTATGGAAAATTTACCAGAAGATCTACAGAGAGACATAAGGCGTCATCTCTTCAAATTTATTAAGAAA GTTCGAATTTTTGCTTTGATGGATGAACCTATCCTAGATGCCATTTGTGAGAGATTAAGACAAAGGACATACATAAAAGGAAGTATTATATTGAGTATGGGTTGTCTGGTAGATAAGATGGTATTCGTGGTGCGAGGAAAGCTCGAGAGTGTCGGAGAAGATGGAATAAGACTTCCGTTATCCGAAGGGGATGCCTGTGGCGAAGAACTTCTAACATGGTATTTAGAACATTCTTCTGTCAGCACAG ATGGTAGAAAAGTAAGGCTTCCTGGACAAAGGTTGCTTAGCAACAGAACAGTGAGGTGCTTAACAAATGTAGAGTCATTTTCGCTCCGCGCCGCAGATCTTGAAGAAGTCACAATCCTTTTCACAAGATTCTTGCGGAGTCCGCGTGTTCAAGGAGCCCTAAG TGTTGCTATTGTAGGTATGAATCACCTTATTGGAGATCCTTAG